In the Lepus europaeus isolate LE1 chromosome 18, mLepTim1.pri, whole genome shotgun sequence genome, one interval contains:
- the KRT40 gene encoding keratin, type I cytoskeletal 40, translated as MTSEGSPTHCSSEPCANASGCAPASARSLERTCLPSDCSAGRCQSPRVLSRSCLSTSCLTPCYLVGSCDNPCLAGSCAWCEDGMFNSNEKETMQLLNDRLASYLEQVRSLEETNAELECKIREQCQESIPLPCPDCQCYFNIIEDLQQKILCTKAENSRLAVQLDNCKLAAEDFRTKYDSELSLRQLVENDISGLRGILGELTLCKSDLEAQVESLKDDLLCLKKSHKEEVDLLRDQLGDRLSVELDTAPTIDLNKVLDEMRCQYETLLANNRRDVEEWFAAQTEELNQQQLTSAEQLQGCQTEMLELKRTANALEIELQAQQSLIESLECTVAETEAQYSTQLTQMQCLIDDVENQLAEIRCDLERQNQEYQVLLDTKARLESEINTYRGLLESEDCRLSCNPCSTACTSNSTCEPCSAYVLCTIENCHL; from the exons ATGACTTCCGAAGGTTCCCCCACACACTGCTCTTCTGAGCCCTGTGCCAACGCCtctggctgtgcacctgcttccGCCCGCTCCCTGGAAAGGACTTGTCTCCCCAGTGACTGCTCTGCAGGCAGATGTCAGAGCCCCCGCGTCCTCTCCAGATCTTGCTTGTCCACCAGTTGCCTCACGCCGTGCTACTTGGTTGGGAGTTGTGACAATCCATGCTTGGCGGGGAGCTGCGCGTGGTGTGAGGATGGGATGTTCAACAGCAACGAGAAAGAGACCATGCAGCTCCTGAATGACAGACTCGCCAGCTATCTGGAGCAGGTGCGCAGCCTGGAGGAGACCAACGCCGAGCTGGAGTGCAAGATCCGAGAACAGTGTCAAGAGAGTATCCCACTGCCGTGCCCTGACTGTCAGTGCTACTTCAACATCATTGAAGATCTCCAGCAAAAG ATCTTGTGCACGAAAGCAGAGAATTCTAGACTTGCTGTACAGCTTGACAACTGCAAACTGGCTGCTGAGGACTTCAGGACAAA GTACGACAGTGAACTGTCCCTGCGTCAGCTGGTGGAGAACGACATCAGTGGCCTGCGTGGGATCCTGGGTGAGCTGACCCTGTGCAAATCTGATCTGGAAGCCCAAGTGGAGTCTCTGAAGGATGATCTCCTTTGCCTTAAGAAAAGCCATAAAGAG GAGGTCGACTTGCTCCGTGACCAGCTCGGTGACCGACTCAGTGTGGAGCTGGACACCGCCCCCACCATCGACCTCAACAAGGTCCTGGATGAGATGCGCTGTCAGTATGAGACGTTGCTCGCCAACAACCGCAGAGACGTGGAAGAGTGGTTCGCTGCTCAG ACAGAGGAGCTGAATCAGCAGCAGCTGACCAGTGCAGAGCAGCTGCAGGGCTGCCAGACAGAGATGCTGGAGCTGAAACGCACAGCCAACGCGCTGGAAATTGAGCTTCAGGCACAGCAAAGCCTG ATAGAATCCCTGGAATGCACTGTggcagaaactgaggcccagtaCAGCACCCAGCTGACCCAGATGCAGTGCCTGATCGATGACGTGGAGAACCAGCTGGCTGAGATCCGCTGCGACCTGGAGCGGCAGAACCAGGAGTACCAGGTGCTGCTGGACACCAAGGCCCGGCTGGAGTCGGAGATCAACACGTACCGGGGCCTGCTGGAGAGCGAGGACTGCAG GCTTTCCTGTAATCCCTGTTCGACAGCGTGCACATCAAACAGCACTTGTGAGCCATGCTCAGCCTACGTTCTCTGCACAATTGaaaactgccacttgtga